A window of Rhizobium sp. BT04 contains these coding sequences:
- a CDS encoding sugar phosphate isomerase/epimerase family protein: MKIAIDPYMHRHLSLEELPSKVAELGYEWIELSPRADFLEWFKAPRVFPARAKAFKKALSDANVGIASILPMYRWASNDENERQAAVKHWKRAIEISVELGVDTMNSEFGRGPHPDKGSCYCCHTGSMIEACEDAWWRSMEELVPIFEKEGINLHVEPHPEDWCETLQPALDIIRTVNSKNVKFLYCAPHTFYFGDDTKAMLREAMDVLAHVHVGDTFNHKASSGLRYILNPPGTQARVHQHLNIGQGEVPWEDFFSTLAEIGFDGIMTACVFAWEDKADHSGKFMRAEMQRFVDKYWTAK; the protein is encoded by the coding sequence ATGAAGATTGCAATCGATCCCTATATGCATCGCCACCTCTCACTCGAAGAATTGCCCTCGAAAGTGGCTGAACTCGGATACGAGTGGATAGAGCTCAGCCCGCGGGCCGATTTTCTCGAGTGGTTCAAGGCGCCGCGCGTGTTTCCGGCCCGCGCCAAGGCATTCAAGAAAGCGCTTTCCGATGCCAATGTCGGCATTGCCTCGATCCTGCCGATGTACCGGTGGGCCTCGAACGATGAAAATGAGCGGCAAGCTGCCGTCAAGCACTGGAAGCGCGCCATCGAGATCAGCGTCGAGCTCGGCGTCGACACGATGAACTCGGAATTCGGCCGCGGCCCCCACCCGGACAAGGGTTCGTGCTACTGCTGCCATACCGGTTCCATGATCGAGGCCTGCGAAGACGCCTGGTGGCGCTCGATGGAAGAGTTGGTGCCGATCTTTGAAAAGGAAGGCATAAATCTGCACGTCGAACCGCATCCCGAGGATTGGTGCGAAACCCTGCAGCCGGCGCTCGATATCATCAGGACGGTCAACTCGAAGAACGTCAAGTTCCTCTATTGCGCGCCGCATACCTTCTATTTTGGCGATGATACCAAGGCGATGCTCCGGGAAGCAATGGACGTGCTCGCCCATGTCCATGTCGGCGACACTTTCAATCACAAGGCCTCTTCGGGGCTTCGCTACATTCTCAACCCTCCGGGCACGCAGGCCAGGGTGCATCAGCACCTGAACATCGGCCAGGGCGAGGTTCCCTGGGAAGATTTCTTCAGCACGCTGGCGGAGATCGGGTTCGACGGCATCATGACCGCATGCGTTTTCGCCTGGGAGGACAAGGCCGACCACTCCGGCAAGTTCATGCGCGCCGAAATGCAGCGCTTCGTCGACAAGTACTGGACCGCGAAATAA
- a CDS encoding Gfo/Idh/MocA family protein: MINGERSIEHPLRWGMVGGGRTGQVGYKHRTGAQRDGTYRLICGAFDLDAERGRDFGTKIGVAADRCYGDYKELIAKEAGREDGVEVVSIATPNFTHYEITKACLEAGLHVICEKPLFFTVAECDEVARLAEEKGLIVGVTYGFTGHPLVHQMAAMVKKGMLGDIRIVDMQYSHGFNAGDDVGAGEAVKWRTNPKTAGPTFVLGDIGTHLYYLSEVVLPHMKIEKLLCDRKAFIPTRAPLEDHATVLIHYDNGARGRLWVSSVNAGNMGSQRYRFVGSKASVEWSDSHPDQLIYEVQGEPNRTLHHGMPYLEEESLAYDRMGALHTEGLGDSWANIYLWIAQAIDAKRRGDDAFLKGHHYPGIEAGTEGVRWLENCVRSADAGSAWVEFK, from the coding sequence ATGATCAACGGAGAAAGATCCATCGAGCACCCCCTGCGCTGGGGCATGGTCGGCGGGGGCCGCACCGGGCAGGTGGGCTACAAGCATAGAACCGGCGCCCAGCGGGACGGCACCTACCGGCTCATCTGCGGAGCCTTCGATCTCGACGCCGAGCGCGGACGCGACTTCGGCACGAAGATCGGCGTCGCTGCGGACAGATGCTATGGCGACTATAAGGAGCTGATCGCCAAAGAGGCCGGGCGTGAGGACGGAGTCGAAGTCGTCTCGATCGCCACGCCGAACTTCACCCACTACGAGATCACCAAGGCGTGCCTGGAAGCCGGCCTTCACGTGATCTGCGAAAAGCCGCTGTTTTTCACCGTCGCCGAATGCGACGAGGTCGCCCGGCTGGCGGAAGAGAAAGGCCTGATCGTCGGCGTCACCTACGGTTTCACCGGCCATCCGCTGGTTCATCAGATGGCGGCCATGGTCAAGAAGGGCATGCTCGGCGATATAAGAATCGTCGACATGCAATATTCCCACGGCTTCAACGCGGGCGACGATGTCGGCGCCGGCGAAGCCGTGAAATGGCGCACCAATCCCAAGACGGCTGGCCCGACCTTCGTTCTGGGCGATATCGGCACACACCTCTACTATCTCTCCGAAGTGGTGCTGCCGCATATGAAGATCGAAAAGCTGCTCTGCGACCGCAAGGCCTTCATTCCGACCCGTGCGCCGCTCGAAGACCATGCGACCGTTCTCATACATTACGACAACGGCGCCCGCGGCCGTCTTTGGGTGTCCTCGGTGAATGCCGGGAATATGGGTTCGCAGCGCTACCGTTTCGTCGGTTCCAAGGCCTCCGTCGAATGGTCCGATTCCCACCCCGACCAGCTGATTTACGAAGTACAGGGTGAACCGAACCGCACCTTGCATCACGGCATGCCCTACCTCGAAGAGGAAAGCCTCGCCTACGATCGCATGGGCGCGCTGCACACCGAAGGCCTGGGCGACAGCTGGGCGAACATCTACCTCTGGATCGCCCAGGCGATCGACGCAAAACGCCGCGGCGACGACGCCTTCCTCAAAGGCCATCATTATCCCGGCATCGAAGCCGGCACCGAAGGTGTGCGCTGGCTGGAAAACTGCGTTCGCTCGGCAGACGCAGGTTCGGCCTGGGTCGAGTTCAAGTGA
- a CDS encoding sugar phosphate isomerase/epimerase, with amino-acid sequence MKLSICTDVMGDLSFTDMLDKCVKLGVEGIEMTGGGWSRGPHFRADELLADRGLLKTKLREIEARGLEIAALNCSANPLDPGDMGKRHGKEMEDTIRLAGEIGVKKIVTMSGLPEAAPGDMVPNWLVYTKSWPEEMPERDRYQWEDRAFPLWHDLVKLAKEVGVEKYALENFSAMLVWNPETLFRLRNEVGPTVGMNLDPSHLFWKGADPIASARALGNAIHHCHGKDTRIERGLADVNGLLELKDVTDVANRTWNYVAVGAGHDLQWWKEFFSVVRMVGYNDWISLEMEDFTMSTEAGIQSSIDALQATISR; translated from the coding sequence ATGAAACTATCGATCTGCACGGACGTGATGGGCGACCTTTCCTTTACTGACATGCTCGACAAATGCGTCAAACTTGGTGTCGAAGGTATCGAGATGACCGGCGGCGGCTGGTCGCGCGGGCCGCACTTCCGTGCGGACGAGCTGCTGGCCGACAGGGGCCTGCTCAAGACCAAGCTGAGGGAAATCGAAGCCCGCGGTCTGGAAATCGCCGCGCTGAATTGCTCGGCAAACCCGCTCGATCCGGGTGACATGGGCAAGCGCCACGGCAAGGAAATGGAAGACACCATCCGGCTCGCCGGCGAAATCGGCGTGAAGAAGATCGTCACCATGTCCGGACTGCCGGAAGCAGCACCCGGCGACATGGTTCCGAATTGGCTGGTCTACACGAAAAGCTGGCCGGAGGAGATGCCCGAGCGCGATCGCTACCAGTGGGAGGACCGCGCATTCCCACTCTGGCATGATCTCGTGAAGCTTGCCAAGGAAGTGGGCGTCGAGAAATATGCACTGGAAAACTTCTCGGCCATGCTCGTCTGGAACCCCGAGACTCTGTTCCGTCTGCGCAACGAAGTCGGCCCGACCGTCGGCATGAACCTCGACCCCAGTCACCTGTTCTGGAAAGGTGCCGACCCGATCGCCTCCGCCCGGGCGCTTGGAAACGCAATCCACCATTGCCATGGCAAGGACACGCGCATCGAACGCGGGCTTGCCGATGTCAACGGTCTCCTTGAACTCAAGGACGTCACGGACGTGGCCAACCGCACCTGGAACTACGTTGCCGTCGGTGCCGGACATGATCTGCAGTGGTGGAAGGAATTCTTCTCCGTCGTCCGCATGGTCGGCTACAATGATTGGATCAGCCTCGAGATGGAAGACTTCACCATGTCGACCGAGGCGGGCATCCAATCCTCCATCGATGCGCTGCAGGCAACAATCAGCCGCTGA
- the iolC gene encoding 5-dehydro-2-deoxygluconokinase, whose translation MTKTLDVITIGRAGVDLYGAQVGGRLEDMGSFEKYIGGSPTNIACGTARLGLKSALISRVGDEHMGRFIREELARHGVDGRGVVTDPERLTALVILGIRDEERFPLIFYRENCADMALCEKDIDEAFVSSARSVLVTGTHLSHPRTEAAVLKALGFARKHGAKTALDIDYRPNLWGVAGHGEGESRYVASGQVTEKLQTTLHLFDLIVGTEEEFHIAGGTIDTVAALRAVRAVTSATLVCKRGAKGAVAFEDAIPDNLNEGISGEGFPVEVFNVLGAGDGFFAGLLKGWLDGEDWPTALRYANACGAFAVSRHGCTPAYPSLQELNFFLERGMTRPDLRNDPELEQIHWSTNRHGDWSEMRVFAFDHRMQLESMAGYTPSKGGAFKELCLEAALKVQSGRSGYGILCDDRIGRRALHAASGTGLWIGRPCEWPGSRPLSLEPSLGPDCGGLSEWARENVVKVLCFCHPDDDDATWGRQLAEVRRLYVASRRNRLEFLLEVIPSKVASITTDTTATLIRRFYAEGIYPDWWKLEPMDEPEAWAQVCAAIEENDRHTRGIVVLGLDAPEEVLKASFEVAASFPLVKGFAVGRTIFGSVARGWFEGSIRDEEAVEEMAKRYSRLCTVWDGARARVQEAAE comes from the coding sequence ATGACCAAGACATTGGACGTGATCACGATCGGGCGAGCCGGCGTCGACCTCTATGGGGCACAGGTCGGAGGACGGCTGGAGGATATGGGATCCTTCGAAAAATATATTGGCGGCAGTCCGACCAACATTGCCTGCGGCACGGCGCGACTGGGCCTCAAGTCGGCACTGATCTCCCGGGTGGGCGATGAGCATATGGGCAGGTTCATCCGCGAGGAGCTTGCCCGGCATGGCGTCGATGGCAGGGGTGTCGTGACGGACCCCGAGCGGCTGACGGCACTCGTCATTCTCGGGATCCGGGACGAGGAACGTTTCCCGTTGATATTCTACCGGGAAAATTGCGCCGACATGGCGCTTTGCGAGAAGGATATAGACGAGGCTTTCGTTTCCAGCGCCCGTTCGGTGCTGGTGACCGGAACACACCTCTCCCATCCGCGCACGGAAGCGGCCGTGCTCAAGGCGCTCGGCTTTGCGCGCAAGCATGGCGCCAAGACGGCTCTCGACATCGACTATCGTCCAAACCTTTGGGGGGTGGCCGGCCATGGCGAGGGGGAAAGCCGCTATGTGGCAAGCGGGCAGGTGACCGAAAAGCTCCAGACGACGCTTCATCTGTTCGATCTGATCGTCGGGACCGAGGAAGAATTCCACATCGCCGGCGGGACGATCGATACCGTGGCGGCACTACGGGCCGTGCGCGCCGTGACTTCGGCAACGCTCGTCTGCAAACGCGGCGCCAAGGGAGCGGTCGCATTCGAAGATGCGATACCGGACAATCTGAACGAGGGCATTTCGGGCGAAGGTTTCCCGGTCGAAGTCTTCAACGTTCTCGGCGCTGGAGACGGCTTTTTCGCCGGGCTGCTGAAGGGCTGGCTTGACGGCGAGGATTGGCCGACCGCACTCAGATATGCCAATGCCTGTGGCGCTTTTGCAGTCTCCCGTCACGGCTGCACGCCGGCATATCCGTCACTTCAGGAGTTGAATTTCTTCCTCGAGCGCGGCATGACGCGTCCCGACCTGCGCAATGATCCCGAACTGGAGCAGATACATTGGTCGACCAACCGGCATGGCGACTGGTCCGAGATGCGAGTCTTCGCCTTCGATCACCGGATGCAGCTCGAAAGCATGGCGGGCTACACGCCGTCGAAGGGCGGCGCCTTCAAGGAGCTTTGCCTTGAAGCGGCACTCAAGGTGCAGAGCGGGCGTTCCGGCTACGGAATCCTCTGCGACGACCGGATCGGCCGACGCGCACTCCACGCCGCCTCCGGGACCGGCCTTTGGATCGGCAGACCCTGCGAGTGGCCGGGGTCTCGGCCGCTTAGCCTGGAGCCGTCGCTTGGTCCCGATTGCGGGGGGCTTTCGGAATGGGCGCGCGAGAACGTCGTCAAGGTGCTCTGCTTCTGCCACCCCGATGACGACGATGCGACCTGGGGCCGGCAGCTGGCGGAAGTGCGGCGACTTTACGTCGCGTCGCGCCGCAACAGGCTGGAATTCCTGCTCGAGGTCATCCCCTCCAAGGTCGCAAGCATCACCACGGACACAACCGCGACACTGATCCGCCGCTTCTATGCCGAAGGCATTTATCCCGACTGGTGGAAGCTGGAACCGATGGATGAGCCCGAAGCTTGGGCGCAGGTCTGTGCCGCCATCGAGGAAAACGATCGTCATACAAGAGGGATCGTGGTCCTCGGCCTGGATGCGCCGGAGGAGGTGTTAAAGGCGAGCTTCGAAGTTGCCGCGAGCTTCCCGCTCGTCAAGGGATTTGCCGTCGGCCGGACAATCTTCGGCTCCGTCGCCCGCGGCTGGTTCGAGGGCTCGATCAGGGATGAAGAGGCCGTCGAAGAGATGGCGAAACGATATTCCCGGCTTTGCACGGTCTGGGACGGCGCGCGGGCGCGCGTGCAGGAGGCAGCAGAATGA
- the iolD gene encoding 3D-(3,5/4)-trihydroxycyclohexane-1,2-dione acylhydrolase (decyclizing): protein MITIRLTAAQAMMKWLSVQMTEDGERFIEGVWAIFGHGNVAGVGEALHGIGDALPTWRGQNEQTMAHAAIAYAKTLKRRRAQAVTSSIGPGATNMVTACALAHVNRLPVLFIPGDVFANRRPEPVLQQIEDMNDGTVSANDCFRPVSAYFDRIARPEHLLTCLPRALAVMTDPGSCGPVTLAFCQDVQAELYDYPEAFFEPKVWRIRRLEPDPREVEDLAEAIRAARRPVIISGGGVIYSEAEAELAAFAEKHHIPFVETQAGKGANSWEHPLNFGSPGVTGSASANALCADADLVIGIGTRFQDFTTGSWALFRNPSRRLASINLAGYDATKHSALPCVGDARVTLARLSAALEAYRGPGVDAGSRTDWHQAVERVTAAPEVDGPGNVPTDAQVIGAVQRVATENSVVMCAAGTMPGALQVLWHSAKGGYHMEYGFSCMGYEVAGAMGIKLARPDKEVICFVGDGSYMMANSELATAVMRRVPFTIVLTDNRGYGCINRLQIECGGAEFNNMYKDCNVDVQPEIDFVAHAASMGAHAEKIGSIAELEARIVAARERNIPSVLVIDTDAVPGTEAGGHWWDVAVPQVGGPERLEQARARYNENAANQRVFD from the coding sequence ATGATAACTATACGACTGACCGCCGCGCAGGCCATGATGAAATGGCTCTCGGTCCAGATGACCGAGGATGGCGAACGCTTCATCGAAGGCGTCTGGGCGATCTTCGGTCACGGCAACGTCGCCGGCGTCGGAGAGGCGCTGCATGGGATTGGCGATGCCCTTCCCACATGGCGCGGCCAGAATGAACAGACCATGGCGCATGCGGCGATCGCCTATGCGAAGACGCTGAAGCGTAGGCGCGCCCAGGCCGTGACATCCTCGATCGGCCCGGGCGCCACCAACATGGTCACGGCTTGCGCGCTTGCCCATGTCAACAGATTGCCTGTGCTGTTCATACCCGGCGATGTGTTCGCCAATCGCCGCCCCGAGCCGGTGTTGCAGCAGATCGAGGATATGAACGACGGAACCGTCAGCGCCAATGACTGCTTCCGGCCGGTCTCGGCTTATTTCGACCGGATCGCCCGCCCCGAGCATCTCCTGACCTGCCTGCCGCGAGCCTTGGCCGTCATGACCGATCCCGGCAGTTGCGGCCCGGTCACGCTGGCGTTCTGCCAGGATGTGCAGGCAGAACTCTACGACTACCCGGAAGCCTTTTTCGAACCGAAGGTGTGGCGCATCCGTCGTCTCGAACCGGATCCGCGGGAGGTCGAGGATCTCGCCGAGGCCATCCGGGCTGCGCGCAGGCCGGTCATCATATCAGGCGGCGGCGTCATCTATTCTGAGGCCGAGGCCGAGCTCGCCGCATTCGCGGAGAAGCACCATATCCCATTTGTCGAAACACAAGCCGGGAAGGGCGCCAACAGCTGGGAGCACCCGCTGAATTTCGGATCACCTGGTGTGACCGGATCGGCGTCAGCCAATGCGCTTTGCGCCGACGCGGACCTCGTGATCGGCATCGGCACGCGCTTCCAGGATTTCACGACAGGGAGTTGGGCGCTTTTCCGTAATCCCTCGCGCCGGCTCGCTTCGATCAACCTTGCCGGATATGACGCGACCAAGCATTCGGCACTGCCGTGCGTCGGCGATGCCAGGGTCACGCTGGCGCGTCTGTCCGCCGCGCTCGAGGCGTATCGCGGGCCTGGCGTCGATGCCGGGAGCAGGACCGATTGGCACCAAGCGGTCGAGCGCGTGACGGCGGCGCCGGAAGTGGACGGGCCTGGAAACGTGCCCACCGATGCGCAAGTCATCGGCGCCGTGCAGCGGGTGGCGACGGAAAACTCCGTGGTTATGTGCGCGGCCGGCACCATGCCGGGCGCACTGCAGGTGCTGTGGCACTCTGCCAAGGGCGGATACCACATGGAATATGGTTTCTCCTGCATGGGTTACGAAGTGGCGGGCGCCATGGGCATCAAGCTCGCACGCCCCGACAAGGAGGTCATCTGCTTCGTCGGCGACGGCTCCTACATGATGGCCAATTCGGAACTCGCTACCGCCGTCATGCGGCGGGTGCCGTTCACCATCGTTTTGACTGACAATCGCGGTTACGGCTGCATCAACCGTCTTCAGATCGAGTGCGGCGGCGCTGAGTTCAACAACATGTACAAGGACTGCAATGTCGATGTGCAGCCCGAGATCGACTTTGTCGCGCATGCCGCCTCGATGGGCGCCCATGCCGAAAAGATAGGGTCCATCGCCGAGCTCGAGGCACGTATCGTGGCGGCGCGGGAACGGAACATTCCGAGCGTTCTGGTGATCGACACCGATGCGGTTCCCGGGACCGAAGCAGGTGGCCATTGGTGGGATGTTGCCGTTCCGCAGGTCGGCGGCCCCGAGCGGCTCGAGCAGGCCCGCGCGCGTTACAACGAGAATGCCGCCAATCAACGCGTGTTTGATTGA